A region of Chitinophaga horti DNA encodes the following proteins:
- the rpoB gene encoding DNA-directed RNA polymerase subunit beta: MAIQIQSFKDFFQLETTPDKRNNEGLFKVFKENFPITDTRNIFNLEFLDYFVDPPRYTIEECIERGLTYSVPLKAKLRLSCNDEEHVDFQTIVQDVFLGNIPYMTPRGTFVINGAERVVVSQLHRSPGVFFGQSVHPNGTKIYSARVIPFKGAWMEFATDINNVMYAYIDRKKKFPVTTLLRAIGYETDKDILQLFGMADEVKADKKSLEKYAGKKLAARVLRSWVEDFVDEDTGEVVSIERNEIMLERDSILDEANIETIVDMDVKSVFVQKEEVSGDFSIIYNTLNKDTSNSELEAVQHIYRQLRGADAPDDETARGIIDKLFFSDKRYDLGDVGRYKINRKLGLPTPLDMKVLTKDDIISIIKYLVQLTNGKAEIDDIDHLSNRRVRTVGEQLYAQFGVGLARMARTIRERMNVRDNEVFTPVDLINARTLSSVINSFFGTSQLSQFLDQTNPLSEITHKRRISALGPGGLSRERAGFEVRDVHYSHYGRLCTIETPEGPNIGLISTLCVHAMVNEMGFIETPYRKVKDGKVDMHKVEYLSAEEEDSVKIAQANAPLDEKGAFTGDKVKSRETGDFPILDPGEVEFMDVAPNQIVGLSASLIPFLEHDDANRALMGSNMQRQAVPLIAPQVPIVGTGLEAKAARDSRLQITSEGKGVVEFVDANEIHVRYERDEMQKLVSFEDDLMIYRLTKFVKTNQSTCINLRPAVKKGQRLEEGDFLTEGYATRGGELALGRNLKVAFMPWKGYNFEDAIVISERVAKEDWFTSIHIDEYELEVRDTKLGEEELTPDIPNVSEEATKDLDQNGIIRVGAHIKEGDILIGKITPRGESDPSPEEKLLRAIFGDKASDAKDASLKAPPSTEGVVIDKKLFSRAKKDKNSKTREKASLEKLEKVHQKNEEDLMEVLMGKLLTLLKDKTSQGITNTYGEVIISKGSKFSQKNLTNIDFQNVNPLGWTTDDQTNEQINILLHNYNIKYNEELGRYKREKFNISIGDELPAGVLKLAKVYLASKRKLKVGDKMAGRHGNKGIVAKIVRDEDMPFLEDGTPVDIVLNPLGVPSRMNLGQIYETVLGWAGQKLGVRFATPIFDGATTEEIADYITEAKLPSFGHTYLSDGETGERFHQKATVGIIYMLKLSHMVDDKMHARSIGPYSLITQQPLGGKAQFGGQRFGEMEVWALEAYGASNILQELLTIKSDDIVGRAKAYESIVKGDNIPKAGVPESFNVLIHELRGLGLDLKFE; the protein is encoded by the coding sequence TTGGCTATCCAAATCCAATCTTTCAAGGATTTCTTCCAATTAGAAACCACACCAGACAAGCGTAACAACGAAGGCCTTTTCAAAGTATTTAAAGAGAATTTCCCGATTACAGATACCAGAAATATCTTTAACCTGGAGTTCCTTGACTATTTCGTAGATCCTCCGCGTTACACTATCGAAGAGTGTATCGAGCGTGGTCTTACATATTCTGTGCCTCTGAAAGCGAAACTGCGTTTGAGCTGTAACGACGAAGAGCACGTAGACTTCCAAACCATCGTACAGGACGTATTCCTCGGAAACATTCCGTACATGACCCCAAGGGGTACCTTCGTTATCAACGGCGCTGAACGTGTAGTTGTATCCCAGCTCCACCGTTCTCCTGGTGTATTCTTTGGTCAATCCGTGCATCCTAACGGCACCAAGATCTACTCTGCAAGGGTGATCCCTTTCAAAGGCGCCTGGATGGAGTTTGCGACAGACATCAACAACGTGATGTACGCGTACATCGACCGTAAGAAGAAATTCCCGGTAACAACGTTGCTGAGGGCTATTGGCTACGAAACCGATAAAGACATCCTCCAGCTCTTCGGCATGGCGGATGAGGTGAAAGCAGACAAGAAAAGCCTCGAAAAATATGCCGGCAAAAAGCTGGCTGCCCGTGTGTTGAGAAGCTGGGTAGAAGATTTTGTGGACGAGGACACCGGTGAGGTGGTGAGCATCGAAAGGAACGAGATCATGCTTGAGCGTGATTCTATCCTGGATGAAGCGAACATCGAAACCATCGTGGATATGGACGTGAAATCTGTTTTCGTGCAGAAAGAAGAAGTGAGCGGCGATTTCTCCATCATCTACAACACATTAAATAAGGATACATCCAACTCCGAACTGGAAGCCGTTCAGCACATCTACCGCCAGCTGCGCGGTGCCGATGCGCCGGATGATGAAACAGCAAGGGGTATCATCGATAAATTGTTCTTCTCTGACAAACGTTACGATCTGGGTGACGTAGGACGTTATAAGATCAACAGGAAACTGGGTCTGCCTACGCCGCTGGATATGAAAGTTTTGACGAAAGACGACATCATTTCCATCATCAAGTACCTGGTACAACTCACCAACGGTAAGGCCGAGATCGACGATATCGATCACCTGTCTAACCGTCGTGTACGTACCGTGGGCGAACAATTGTACGCTCAGTTTGGTGTTGGTCTGGCCCGTATGGCGCGTACCATCCGTGAAAGGATGAACGTAAGGGACAATGAGGTATTTACGCCGGTAGATCTGATCAATGCAAGAACACTTTCTTCCGTGATCAACTCCTTTTTCGGTACTTCTCAGCTGTCTCAGTTCCTCGACCAAACTAACCCGCTGTCAGAGATCACGCACAAACGTCGTATCTCCGCACTCGGACCCGGTGGTTTGAGCCGCGAGCGTGCAGGCTTTGAGGTTCGTGACGTACACTATAGCCACTACGGCCGTCTGTGTACTATCGAAACACCGGAAGGTCCAAACATCGGTCTGATCTCCACCCTTTGCGTTCACGCAATGGTAAATGAAATGGGCTTTATCGAAACTCCTTACCGCAAGGTAAAAGACGGTAAAGTAGACATGCATAAAGTGGAGTACCTGAGCGCTGAAGAAGAAGATTCTGTAAAAATTGCACAGGCAAATGCTCCGCTCGACGAGAAAGGCGCATTTACCGGTGATAAAGTGAAGTCCCGCGAAACCGGCGACTTCCCGATCCTGGATCCGGGAGAGGTTGAATTCATGGACGTTGCTCCGAACCAGATCGTAGGTTTGAGCGCCTCCCTGATTCCGTTCCTGGAGCATGATGACGCCAACCGTGCGTTGATGGGATCGAACATGCAACGTCAGGCGGTTCCGTTGATCGCACCGCAGGTGCCGATCGTAGGTACAGGCCTGGAAGCAAAAGCTGCCCGCGACAGCCGTCTGCAGATTACTTCAGAAGGTAAAGGCGTGGTAGAATTTGTTGACGCAAACGAAATTCATGTTCGTTACGAGCGCGACGAAATGCAGAAGCTGGTGAGCTTCGAAGATGATCTGATGATCTACCGACTCACGAAGTTCGTTAAAACGAACCAGAGTACCTGTATCAACCTTCGTCCTGCTGTGAAGAAGGGACAGCGCCTGGAAGAAGGCGACTTCCTGACCGAAGGTTATGCTACCCGTGGTGGTGAGCTGGCACTCGGCCGTAACCTGAAAGTGGCGTTCATGCCATGGAAAGGGTACAACTTCGAGGATGCGATCGTGATCTCTGAGCGTGTTGCTAAAGAAGACTGGTTTACTTCTATTCACATCGATGAATATGAACTGGAAGTACGCGATACTAAACTGGGTGAAGAAGAACTGACCCCGGATATCCCGAACGTGAGCGAAGAGGCTACCAAAGACCTCGACCAAAACGGTATCATCCGTGTTGGTGCACACATCAAGGAAGGTGATATCCTGATCGGTAAGATCACTCCACGTGGTGAGTCTGATCCTTCTCCGGAAGAAAAACTGTTAAGAGCGATCTTCGGTGATAAAGCTTCCGATGCGAAAGACGCTTCCCTGAAGGCACCCCCATCAACAGAAGGTGTGGTGATCGACAAGAAGCTGTTCTCCCGTGCTAAGAAAGATAAAAACTCTAAAACACGCGAAAAAGCATCCCTGGAGAAACTGGAAAAAGTTCACCAGAAGAATGAAGAAGACCTGATGGAAGTACTGATGGGCAAATTGCTCACCCTGCTGAAAGACAAAACTTCACAGGGTATCACCAACACTTACGGTGAGGTGATCATTTCCAAAGGCTCTAAGTTCTCTCAGAAGAACCTGACCAATATCGATTTCCAGAATGTGAACCCGCTGGGCTGGACTACAGACGACCAGACCAACGAGCAGATCAACATCCTGTTGCACAACTACAATATCAAGTATAACGAAGAGCTGGGCCGTTACAAACGTGAGAAATTCAACATTTCGATCGGTGACGAGTTACCTGCAGGTGTACTGAAACTGGCGAAGGTTTACCTGGCCAGCAAACGTAAACTGAAAGTGGGTGATAAGATGGCGGGCCGCCACGGTAACAAGGGTATTGTTGCGAAAATTGTACGTGATGAGGATATGCCGTTCCTGGAAGACGGTACTCCGGTTGATATCGTATTGAACCCGCTGGGTGTACCTTCCCGTATGAACCTTGGTCAGATTTACGAAACTGTATTAGGCTGGGCCGGTCAGAAACTGGGCGTGCGTTTCGCTACCCCGATCTTCGACGGTGCTACTACAGAGGAAATCGCCGATTACATTACGGAAGCTAAACTGCCTAGCTTCGGCCATACTTACCTGAGCGACGGTGAAACCGGCGAGCGCTTCCACCAGAAGGCTACCGTTGGTATCATCTACATGCTTAAACTGAGCCACATGGTGGACGACAAAATGCACGCCCGTTCTATCGGACCCTACTCTCTCATCACGCAACAGCCGCTGGGTGGTAAAGCCCAATTCGGTGGTCAGCGTTTTGGTGAGATGGAAGTTTGGGCACTGGAAGCGTACGGTGCATCCAACATCCTCCAGGAGTTGCTCACGATCAAGTCTGATGACATTGTTGGACGTGCGAAAGCTTACGAATCTATCGTTAAAGGCGATAACATTCCGAAAGCCGGCGTACCTGAGTCCTTCAACGTATTGATCCACGAGTTACGTGGTCTCGGTCTTGACCTGAAATTCGAATAG
- the rpoC gene encoding DNA-directed RNA polymerase subunit beta': MAIKKENRPKSNFSSITISLASPDTILERSYGEVLKPETINYRTYKPERDGLFCERIFGPVKDYECYCGKYKRIRYKGIVCDRCGVEVTEKKVRRERMGHIRLVVPVVHIWYFKSLPNKIGYLLGMSSKKLETIVYYERYVIIQAGVKQEKGMNYGDLLTEEEYLDILDTLPKDNQLLPDEDPNKFIAKMGAEAVEMMLARIDLDSLSYALRNQAATETSQQRKAEALKRLSVVEAFREANIRVENRPEWMVMQYIPVVPPELRPLVPLDGGRFASSDLNDLYRRVIIRNNRLKRLIEIKAPEVILRNEKRMLQEAVDSLFDNSRKSNAVKAEGGRALKSLSDVLKGKQGRFRQNLLGKRVDYSGRSVIVVGPELKLHECGLPKDMAAELFKPFIIRKLIERGIVKTVKSAKKLVDRKEAVVWDILENVLKGHPVMLNRAPTLHRLSIQAFQPKLVEGKAIQLHPLVCSAFNADFDGDQMAVHVPLSNAAILEAQLLMLSSHNILNPQNGTPITLPSQDMVLGLYYISKGKKSTATEIVKGEGKAFYSAEEVIIAHNEGRVDLHAHIRVKAEVRNEEGELQFKLIETTVGRVLFNQFVPRDAGYVNALLTKKSLREIIGDIIKATDIPKTAKFLDDIKQLGFRTAFRGGLSFNINDLIIPEVKQQMIDGAAGEVDEVWDNYNMGLITNNERYNQIIDIWSRVDTKVTETLIRELANDKQGFNSVYMMLDSGARGSKQQIKQLAGLRGLMAKPRKSGSTGSEIIENPILSNFKDGLNVLEYFISTHGARKGLADTALKTADAGYLTRRLVDVAQDVVITEEDCGTLRGIATSALKDNEEVVEPLYDRILGRTSLHDVFDPHTEELLIAGGEQITEEIAKRIEDSTIETVEIRSVLTCESRRGVCVRCYGKNLATGYTAQRGDAVGIIAAQSIGEPGTQLTLRTFHVGGVAGSTSVESTLTAKFDGTIQFDGLRTTTYENNEGEKVQVVIGRTGELRIMDVKNDRLLITNNIPYGSTLVVKDGQKVAKGDPICSWDPYNAVIVSEIAGKIRFESIIEGITFREEADEQTGHREKVVIETKDKNKIPSLYVDGNKEVKSYNLPVGSHIVIEEAEAVKAGQVIVKIPRVLGKLRDITGGLPRVTELFEARNPSNPAIVSEIDGVVTFGNIKRGNREIIIESREQHVKKYLVPLTRHILVQDGDFVKAGHPLSDGSTTPADILAIKGPFAVQEYLVNEIQEVYRLQGVKINDKHIEVIVRQMMRKVTIEDPGDTRFLEGDTTDKFEFFEENDNIFDKKVVTEAGESANLKAGQIVTLRQVREENSLLRRADKRLVEFRDANPATSSPLLLGITKASLGTHSWISAASFQETTKVLSSAAINGKTDDMLGLKENVITGHLIPAGTGLREFENMIVGSKEEYDILSSSKEVFQFDEEE; encoded by the coding sequence ATGGCCATTAAGAAAGAAAATCGTCCTAAATCAAATTTTAGCAGCATTACCATTAGCCTCGCTTCACCGGACACCATCCTGGAGCGCTCTTATGGAGAGGTGCTGAAACCTGAGACCATCAACTACCGTACTTACAAGCCGGAGCGTGATGGTTTGTTCTGTGAGAGGATATTCGGCCCTGTAAAGGATTACGAATGCTATTGCGGAAAGTACAAACGTATCCGCTATAAAGGCATCGTGTGCGACCGCTGCGGTGTTGAAGTAACGGAGAAGAAAGTACGCCGCGAAAGAATGGGTCACATCCGTCTGGTTGTGCCTGTTGTACATATCTGGTATTTCAAATCACTTCCTAATAAAATCGGCTACCTCCTGGGTATGTCATCCAAAAAACTGGAAACAATCGTGTACTATGAAAGGTACGTGATCATCCAGGCGGGTGTTAAACAGGAGAAAGGCATGAACTATGGCGATCTGCTGACTGAAGAAGAGTACCTGGATATCCTGGATACCCTTCCGAAAGACAACCAGTTGCTGCCGGACGAAGATCCGAACAAGTTCATCGCTAAAATGGGTGCGGAAGCAGTAGAAATGATGCTGGCAAGGATCGACCTGGACAGCCTTTCTTATGCACTTCGTAACCAGGCCGCTACTGAAACTTCTCAACAACGTAAAGCTGAGGCCCTGAAACGCCTGAGCGTTGTGGAAGCTTTCCGTGAAGCTAACATTCGCGTAGAAAACCGTCCTGAATGGATGGTAATGCAATATATCCCGGTTGTACCGCCAGAACTGCGCCCATTGGTGCCGTTGGATGGTGGCCGTTTTGCGTCTTCCGACCTGAACGACCTGTACCGCCGTGTGATCATCCGTAACAACCGTCTCAAACGCCTGATCGAGATCAAGGCGCCTGAGGTGATCCTGCGTAACGAAAAACGTATGCTGCAGGAAGCGGTGGATTCCCTGTTCGATAACTCCAGGAAATCCAACGCTGTTAAAGCGGAAGGCGGTCGCGCCCTGAAATCCCTGTCAGACGTACTGAAAGGTAAACAAGGTCGTTTCCGTCAGAACTTGCTCGGTAAACGTGTGGACTACTCCGGTCGTTCTGTAATCGTGGTAGGCCCTGAGCTGAAGCTGCACGAATGTGGTCTTCCGAAAGATATGGCTGCTGAATTGTTCAAACCATTCATCATCCGTAAACTGATCGAAAGAGGCATCGTTAAAACCGTAAAATCGGCTAAGAAGCTGGTAGACCGTAAAGAAGCGGTGGTTTGGGACATCCTGGAGAACGTACTAAAAGGTCACCCGGTGATGCTTAACCGTGCTCCGACCCTTCACCGTTTGTCCATCCAGGCTTTCCAGCCTAAACTGGTGGAAGGTAAAGCGATCCAGCTGCACCCGCTCGTGTGTTCTGCGTTCAACGCCGACTTCGATGGTGACCAGATGGCGGTACACGTGCCTTTGAGCAACGCCGCGATCCTGGAAGCCCAGCTGCTGATGCTGTCTTCTCACAACATTCTCAACCCGCAGAACGGTACGCCGATCACCCTGCCTTCACAGGACATGGTTCTCGGTCTGTACTACATCTCTAAAGGCAAGAAGAGCACTGCTACCGAAATCGTAAAAGGTGAAGGTAAAGCGTTCTACTCTGCAGAAGAGGTGATCATCGCTCACAACGAAGGCCGTGTAGATCTGCACGCGCACATCAGGGTGAAAGCGGAAGTGAGGAATGAAGAAGGTGAACTTCAATTCAAACTGATCGAAACTACTGTTGGTCGCGTACTGTTCAACCAGTTCGTACCAAGAGACGCCGGTTATGTAAACGCATTGCTGACGAAGAAGTCACTGCGCGAAATCATCGGTGACATCATCAAAGCGACCGACATTCCTAAAACTGCTAAGTTCCTGGACGATATCAAGCAACTTGGTTTCCGTACAGCTTTCCGTGGTGGTCTGTCGTTCAACATCAATGACCTGATCATCCCAGAGGTGAAACAGCAGATGATCGATGGCGCTGCCGGTGAAGTAGACGAGGTTTGGGATAACTATAACATGGGTCTGATCACGAATAACGAACGTTATAACCAGATTATCGATATCTGGTCTCGTGTGGATACCAAAGTAACAGAAACGCTGATCCGTGAGCTGGCAAATGATAAACAGGGCTTCAACTCTGTATATATGATGCTTGACTCTGGTGCACGTGGTTCTAAACAGCAGATCAAACAGCTGGCTGGTTTAAGGGGTCTGATGGCGAAACCGCGTAAGAGTGGTTCTACCGGTTCCGAGATCATTGAAAACCCGATCCTGTCCAACTTTAAGGATGGTCTGAACGTATTGGAATACTTCATCTCTACGCACGGTGCCCGTAAGGGTCTTGCGGATACGGCACTGAAAACCGCGGATGCGGGTTACCTGACCCGTCGTCTGGTGGACGTAGCACAAGACGTGGTTATCACCGAAGAAGATTGTGGTACCCTCCGTGGTATCGCTACTTCTGCGCTGAAAGACAACGAAGAGGTGGTTGAACCGCTGTATGACCGTATTCTCGGCCGTACTTCCCTGCACGATGTATTTGATCCTCACACCGAGGAGCTGCTCATCGCAGGTGGCGAACAGATCACAGAAGAAATTGCCAAACGCATCGAAGACAGCACAATCGAAACTGTTGAAATCCGCTCTGTACTGACTTGTGAAAGCCGTCGTGGTGTGTGTGTAAGGTGTTATGGTAAAAACCTGGCGACAGGTTATACCGCGCAACGTGGTGATGCTGTAGGTATCATCGCCGCACAGTCCATCGGTGAGCCAGGTACACAGCTGACACTTCGTACCTTCCACGTGGGTGGTGTTGCCGGCTCTACTTCGGTTGAGTCTACACTGACTGCGAAATTCGATGGTACTATACAATTCGATGGTCTGCGTACCACTACTTACGAAAACAATGAAGGCGAAAAAGTACAGGTAGTAATCGGCCGTACGGGTGAGCTCAGGATCATGGACGTGAAAAACGACCGCCTGCTGATCACCAACAACATCCCTTATGGTTCTACACTGGTTGTTAAAGACGGCCAGAAAGTAGCGAAAGGTGATCCGATCTGCTCCTGGGACCCTTATAACGCCGTTATCGTTTCCGAAATCGCTGGTAAGATCCGTTTCGAAAGCATCATCGAAGGTATCACCTTCCGTGAAGAGGCCGACGAGCAAACAGGTCACCGTGAGAAAGTGGTTATCGAGACGAAAGACAAGAACAAGATACCTTCCCTGTATGTTGATGGCAACAAAGAGGTGAAATCATACAACCTTCCGGTTGGCTCACACATCGTAATTGAAGAAGCGGAAGCAGTAAAAGCAGGCCAGGTAATCGTTAAGATTCCACGTGTGCTTGGTAAACTCCGTGACATCACCGGTGGTCTGCCGCGCGTAACTGAGTTGTTCGAAGCCCGTAACCCGAGCAACCCTGCGATCGTTTCTGAGATCGACGGCGTTGTAACCTTCGGTAACATCAAACGTGGTAACCGTGAGATCATCATCGAAAGCCGCGAGCAGCATGTGAAGAAATACCTGGTGCCGTTAACACGTCACATCCTGGTACAGGACGGTGACTTCGTGAAAGCTGGCCACCCGCTGTCCGATGGTTCTACTACACCTGCAGACATCCTCGCAATTAAAGGTCCGTTCGCCGTACAGGAATACCTGGTGAATGAGATCCAGGAGGTATACCGTTTACAGGGTGTAAAAATCAACGACAAACACATCGAGGTGATCGTTCGCCAGATGATGCGTAAAGTAACTATCGAAGATCCGGGAGATACCCGCTTCCTCGAAGGTGATACTACCGATAAATTCGAGTTCTTTGAAGAAAACGATAACATCTTCGATAAGAAGGTGGTAACGGAAGCCGGTGAGTCAGCTAACCTGAAAGCTGGTCAGATCGTGACCCTGCGCCAGGTTCGTGAAGAAAACTCACTGCTGCGCCGTGCTGACAAGCGCCTGGTTGAATTCCGCGATGCAAATCCGGCTACTTCCAGCCCGCTGTTGCTCGGTATCACCAAGGCTTCACTCGGTACGCACAGCTGGATCTCTGCAGCGTCCTTCCAGGAAACAACCAAAGTACTGTCTTCTGCAGCCATCAACGGTAAAACAGATGACATGCTCGGCCTGAAAGAAAACGTTATCACAGGTCACCTGATCCCTGCTGGTACTGGTCTGCGTGAATTTGAGAACATGATCGTAGGTTCGAAAGAAGAGTACGACATCCTCTCATCTTCTAAAGAAGTATTCCAGTTCGACGAGGAAGAATAG
- a CDS encoding APC family permease, which translates to MSSINQNETASFKPSLGLLDATMIVAGSMIGSGIFIVSSEIARSVGSAGWLMAMWILTGVVTLIAALSYGELSGMFPKAGGQYVYLREAYNPFIAFLFGWTQFGVIQTGTIAAVAVAFAKYTAYLWPAVSENNILLDLGWLKITGAQLLAVASVILLTFINTRGVKNGKIIQTVFTITKLASLFGLIIFGLLLGAKAEIWNANWENAWTAQSMSLDSAGQLTTAALGGLALLGAISVSMKGSLFSSDAWNNVTFIAAEIKNPNKNIGRALFLGTLIVTIIYVAANLMYLAVVPFNEIAFAPLDRVGVVAAERIFGGVGPHVIAIMIMISTFGCNNGLILSGARIYYTMAEDKLFFKKAGVLNKYSVPAFGLWVQCIWTCLLCLTGRYGDLLAMVIFGVLVFYILTIAGIFILRKRQPNAPRPYKAFGYPVLPALYIGVAFSLAVLLLVFESNFALAGLGIILIGIPLYFIAKKSS; encoded by the coding sequence ATGTCATCAATCAACCAGAACGAAACCGCATCCTTTAAGCCTAGTTTAGGTTTGCTGGATGCCACCATGATCGTGGCGGGCTCCATGATCGGCTCCGGGATTTTCATCGTATCTTCTGAAATTGCCCGTAGCGTAGGCTCTGCCGGCTGGCTTATGGCCATGTGGATACTAACCGGCGTAGTTACACTTATCGCTGCGCTGAGTTACGGCGAGCTATCCGGTATGTTCCCTAAAGCGGGCGGACAGTACGTTTACCTGCGCGAAGCCTACAATCCATTCATCGCCTTCCTGTTCGGCTGGACGCAATTCGGCGTGATACAGACAGGCACCATCGCGGCCGTGGCCGTAGCGTTTGCGAAATATACCGCTTACCTGTGGCCTGCCGTGAGTGAGAACAATATTCTGCTGGACCTGGGCTGGTTAAAGATTACCGGCGCACAGTTGCTGGCAGTCGCGAGCGTGATATTGCTCACGTTTATTAATACACGCGGTGTAAAGAATGGTAAGATCATTCAAACCGTGTTTACCATCACCAAACTGGCGTCTCTCTTTGGGTTGATCATTTTCGGTCTCCTGTTAGGGGCGAAAGCGGAGATATGGAATGCGAACTGGGAAAACGCCTGGACGGCTCAGTCGATGAGTCTTGATAGTGCAGGGCAGCTGACTACGGCAGCATTAGGCGGCCTGGCCTTACTGGGTGCCATCTCTGTGTCTATGAAAGGTTCCCTGTTCAGCAGCGACGCCTGGAACAACGTTACCTTCATCGCCGCCGAAATTAAAAATCCCAATAAAAATATCGGTCGTGCCCTGTTCCTGGGAACGCTGATCGTGACCATTATTTATGTAGCCGCCAACCTGATGTACCTGGCCGTAGTGCCATTCAACGAGATCGCTTTTGCGCCGCTCGACAGGGTAGGCGTGGTGGCTGCGGAGCGGATATTCGGAGGGGTAGGACCGCACGTGATCGCCATCATGATCATGATCTCCACCTTCGGTTGTAATAACGGCCTTATACTTTCCGGTGCCCGTATCTACTACACAATGGCGGAAGATAAGTTGTTCTTTAAGAAAGCGGGCGTCTTGAACAAATACAGCGTACCAGCGTTTGGCCTGTGGGTGCAGTGTATCTGGACCTGTTTGCTGTGTTTGACCGGCCGTTATGGCGATCTGCTGGCGATGGTGATTTTTGGCGTGCTGGTGTTTTACATCCTCACCATTGCAGGCATCTTTATCCTGCGTAAAAGGCAACCGAACGCACCACGTCCTTACAAGGCTTTCGGTTACCCCGTATTGCCGGCATTGTACATCGGCGTAGCCTTTTCACTGGCGGTATTACTGCTCGTATTCGAAAGCAATTTCGCACTGGCCGGCCTTGGTATCATCCTGATAGGCATACCACTTTACTTTATCGCGAAGAAATCGTCGTAA
- a CDS encoding OmpH family outer membrane protein, producing the protein MIIHQQIVKNGFLLIAIAGFMASCQPKDKAATQATGAQQAAGGAEAGGAFKIAYVDLDSLESHYEYFKEKKAELEKQQEQIENELKAKARVLQNEVAALQQRAQSGQLSQVEGQAAERELMQKNQQLELTRQQRQQSYMQQEAQFNDDLQNKLDSFLQGYNKGRYAYIFSYRKGASNILYKDTQYDITADVIKGLNDLGNTKK; encoded by the coding sequence ATGATCATTCATCAACAAATTGTGAAAAACGGATTTTTACTTATCGCGATTGCCGGCTTCATGGCATCCTGCCAGCCGAAAGATAAAGCAGCTACGCAAGCTACCGGTGCCCAGCAGGCGGCAGGTGGTGCAGAAGCGGGTGGCGCTTTCAAGATCGCTTATGTAGACCTTGACTCCCTGGAATCGCACTACGAATACTTTAAAGAAAAGAAAGCAGAACTGGAAAAACAACAGGAGCAGATAGAGAACGAGCTGAAAGCAAAAGCGAGGGTTTTACAGAACGAAGTGGCAGCGCTGCAACAAAGAGCGCAAAGCGGTCAGCTTAGCCAGGTAGAAGGCCAGGCGGCTGAAAGAGAATTGATGCAGAAGAACCAGCAACTGGAACTTACCCGTCAGCAAAGACAACAGTCTTACATGCAGCAGGAAGCACAGTTTAACGACGACCTGCAGAATAAACTCGATTCCTTCCTGCAGGGTTATAACAAAGGCCGTTATGCGTATATTTTCTCTTACAGGAAAGGTGCGAGCAACATCCTTTACAAAGACACTCAGTACGATATTACTGCCGATGTTATTAAAGGCCTGAATGACCTGGGTAACACCAAAAAATAG
- a CDS encoding glycerophosphodiester phosphodiesterase: MRFPKKSLLMASLLMPFTMQTQAQLKLDNYVIPSGKPGAAVGKVITSGKALVTGDTSGLFMISKNTLRLKKNKSLPAGAYKFEVAIAAGDEKGTFTLVKDEFHQNKVIAHRGAWKNQPGSQNSLSSLKDAIKLGCAGSEFDVWLSSDEKLVLSHDAEIGGKVVEKTPLAELQTIQLDNGDRVPTLEEYLDEGMKQNGTKLVLELKPSKVSKERGKQLAASAVEMVRAKQAQGWILYISFDYDILLKILELDPYAKVAYLNGEKSPAQLKADKIWGFDYNYGVVNKDISILKDARSKGITTNVWTVNKAEQMDQLLNAGVDFLTTDEPELALEKVKTK, encoded by the coding sequence ATGCGATTTCCCAAGAAGAGCCTGTTGATGGCCAGCCTGTTAATGCCTTTCACCATGCAAACACAAGCCCAGTTGAAGCTGGATAACTATGTCATACCTTCCGGCAAACCCGGTGCAGCTGTCGGTAAAGTGATCACCAGCGGTAAAGCGTTGGTTACCGGCGATACATCCGGCTTATTTATGATCAGTAAAAATACCCTTCGCCTTAAGAAGAACAAGTCGCTGCCAGCCGGTGCGTATAAGTTTGAAGTGGCGATTGCAGCCGGTGACGAGAAAGGCACATTCACCCTTGTAAAAGATGAATTTCATCAGAATAAAGTAATAGCGCATCGCGGTGCGTGGAAGAACCAACCGGGTAGTCAAAACTCGTTATCTTCTTTGAAAGATGCGATCAAACTGGGTTGCGCCGGTTCTGAGTTTGATGTATGGTTATCATCCGACGAAAAGCTCGTACTCTCTCACGATGCTGAAATTGGCGGTAAAGTGGTAGAGAAAACGCCGCTTGCCGAACTGCAAACCATTCAGCTTGACAACGGCGATCGTGTGCCTACGCTGGAAGAGTACCTGGATGAAGGTATGAAGCAGAACGGCACTAAACTCGTGCTGGAACTGAAGCCCTCTAAAGTAAGCAAGGAGCGTGGCAAACAGCTGGCCGCATCCGCAGTGGAAATGGTGAGAGCAAAACAAGCGCAGGGCTGGATCCTGTACATTAGTTTCGATTATGACATCCTGTTAAAAATATTGGAGCTGGACCCATATGCGAAAGTGGCTTACCTCAATGGTGAGAAAAGCCCGGCGCAACTAAAGGCCGATAAAATCTGGGGCTTCGATTACAACTATGGCGTTGTAAACAAAGACATCAGCATCCTTAAAGACGCGCGCAGCAAAGGTATTACCACCAATGTGTGGACTGTGAACAAGGCCGAACAGATGGACCAGCTGCTAAACGCCGGCGTGGATTTTTTGACTACCGACGAACCGGAACTGGCATTGGAAAAAGTAAAAACTAAATAA